Proteins encoded by one window of Sorangium aterium:
- a CDS encoding type II toxin-antitoxin system RelE/ParE family toxin, translating to MARGARAQGTGRARWGKRGGRVVRGSGAGPRATGRSLTRPIIVRVDARAELEEAASWYESRRPGLGVEFVTAIEVALDAIAEAPESWPRWQAGYPYRKYVLRRFPFVVFFTAEGAGIQIVAFAHAKRRPGYWIRPSSQ from the coding sequence GTGGCTCGAGGAGCTCGAGCGCAGGGAACAGGCCGTGCGCGATGGGGGAAGCGGGGGGGACGCGTGGTCCGAGGTTCGGGCGCGGGTCCTCGCGCGACTGGGCGCTCGTTGACCCGGCCGATCATCGTTCGCGTCGACGCGCGGGCGGAGCTGGAAGAAGCTGCGAGCTGGTATGAGAGTCGCCGTCCTGGGCTCGGGGTCGAGTTCGTGACAGCCATCGAGGTTGCCCTCGACGCGATTGCCGAGGCGCCCGAATCATGGCCTCGATGGCAGGCTGGCTACCCCTACCGAAAATATGTTCTGCGCCGTTTCCCTTTTGTCGTGTTCTTCACGGCCGAAGGCGCTGGGATCCAGATCGTCGCGTTCGCTCACGCGAAGCGGCGGCCCGGGTACTGGATACGACCTTCGAGCCAGTGA
- a CDS encoding response regulator: protein MNILLVDDQNVVREALAYALTSQPGVSEVVQAASGQEALRAQEVHRCQVAVIELGLADRSGVDLIRELKGIAELRVIVLSMHRDEFRVAEAMRAGADGYLSKQSRLADLVEALRTVVRGRTAVSPDVSAAMVRALQRRDGAARGDIVAALSDRERQVLRLLAMGLSAKEVAVQLSISVKTVETHRARLCAKVATHSVADLTRLAVRAGLVEA from the coding sequence ATGAATATCCTGCTCGTCGATGACCAGAACGTCGTCCGGGAAGCGCTGGCGTACGCGCTGACGTCGCAGCCGGGGGTGAGCGAGGTCGTTCAGGCTGCAAGCGGGCAGGAGGCGCTCCGAGCGCAGGAGGTCCACCGCTGTCAGGTGGCGGTGATCGAGCTCGGCCTCGCCGACCGCAGCGGCGTCGACCTCATCCGGGAGCTCAAGGGCATCGCGGAGCTCCGCGTCATCGTGCTCTCGATGCACCGCGATGAGTTCCGGGTCGCCGAGGCGATGCGGGCTGGAGCCGATGGATATCTGTCGAAGCAGAGCCGGCTCGCCGATCTCGTGGAGGCGCTGCGCACCGTCGTCCGGGGGCGCACGGCCGTATCGCCGGACGTGAGCGCCGCGATGGTGCGCGCGCTCCAGCGGCGCGACGGCGCCGCCCGCGGCGACATTGTGGCCGCGCTGAGCGACCGGGAGCGGCAGGTGCTCCGGCTGCTCGCGATGGGTCTCTCGGCGAAGGAGGTCGCCGTCCAGCTCTCGATCAGCGTGAAGACGGTCGAGACGCACCGGGCGCGGCTCTGCGCGAAGGTGGCGACGCACAGCGTGGCCGACCTGACCCGCCTCGCGGTGCGAGCGGGCCTCGTCGAGGCCTAG
- a CDS encoding KGG domain-containing protein → MGQTSESKRGFAAMNAEQQRQIASQGGKAAHEKGTAHEFTSEEARAAGRKGGEAVSQNREHMAEIGRKGAEARSQATNGEGRSRKGRGGGHEQHVKVDEHPQQN, encoded by the coding sequence ATGGGACAAACCAGCGAGAGCAAGCGTGGCTTCGCAGCGATGAACGCGGAGCAGCAGCGCCAGATCGCGAGTCAGGGCGGAAAGGCCGCTCATGAGAAGGGCACGGCGCATGAGTTCACGTCGGAGGAGGCGCGCGCAGCGGGCCGCAAGGGCGGCGAGGCTGTCAGTCAGAACCGCGAGCACATGGCCGAGATCGGGCGCAAGGGGGCCGAGGCGCGAAGTCAGGCGACGAACGGCGAGGGCCGGAGCCGGAAGGGGCGCGGCGGAGGCCATGAGCAACATGTGAAGGTGGACGAGCACCCCCAACAGAACTGA
- a CDS encoding serine/threonine protein kinase: MADDVFGIVGTTQAGNFHVEQVVAEGGFGVVYRALHAGFRAPVALKCLKVSEAKTPRERQLFLEKFREEAQLLFRLSASIPEVVRPLHVDVLHLKRGEFVPFLALEWLEGESLDKVIDRRRLKGEPPIPLHRLMKMMRPIAQAIARAHRFPSPNGTVSIIHRDLKPENIFITTQEGTERLKILDYGIAQAKTLAEQAVGRVTNGDPLNAFSPAYGAPEQWAPKRFGQAGTWTDVWGLALTMVEALVGRQVIDGEAQAMMGTALDVKRRPTPRAEGANVPPEVDAVFERALAVSPRDRTRDIEAFWTELEAAMGLPSTFGRTSAQDDAYSVPPPPSSSMRAAPQVKRAAHVWLDTPSDAGSLELDLDVAPASMRAPRGGRREGPASSVRPPPPSDSAGLEMDLPEAPQSPHSRGMGALVPESVPTSARGRAGFAEATPVGALPRGGGMESAAPSMLARGGGMGGMIESTPPLEMALSVAPRTTTSVAPAAVRSLSDMPSSRYRPTARPPADARPRPPDPKPLTGPTLLQQLALPVVCIVFACVVTVADLIMKQSGEALSFGPVRSFWVAGVLLLFGVGLFFWRMLGDAGDA, translated from the coding sequence ATGGCGGACGACGTCTTCGGCATCGTCGGGACCACGCAGGCGGGTAATTTCCACGTCGAGCAGGTGGTCGCGGAGGGAGGGTTCGGCGTGGTGTACCGCGCGCTCCACGCCGGCTTCCGCGCGCCTGTCGCCTTGAAATGCCTGAAGGTGTCCGAGGCGAAGACCCCGCGCGAGCGGCAGCTCTTCCTCGAGAAGTTCCGCGAGGAGGCCCAGCTGCTCTTCCGGCTCTCGGCCTCGATCCCGGAGGTCGTCCGCCCGCTCCACGTCGACGTGCTGCACCTGAAGCGAGGGGAGTTCGTCCCCTTCCTGGCCCTCGAGTGGCTGGAGGGCGAGTCGCTCGACAAGGTCATCGATCGACGGAGGCTCAAGGGAGAGCCGCCGATCCCCCTCCACAGGCTGATGAAGATGATGCGCCCCATCGCGCAGGCGATCGCGCGCGCGCACCGCTTCCCCAGCCCGAACGGCACGGTGTCGATCATCCACCGCGACCTCAAGCCCGAGAACATCTTCATCACGACGCAAGAGGGGACGGAGCGCCTCAAGATCCTCGACTACGGCATCGCGCAGGCGAAGACGCTCGCCGAGCAGGCGGTCGGACGGGTGACGAACGGCGACCCGCTGAACGCGTTCTCCCCGGCGTACGGCGCCCCGGAGCAGTGGGCGCCGAAGCGGTTCGGGCAGGCGGGAACTTGGACCGACGTCTGGGGTCTCGCGCTCACCATGGTCGAGGCGCTCGTAGGGCGGCAAGTGATCGACGGCGAGGCGCAGGCGATGATGGGGACGGCGCTCGACGTGAAGCGTCGGCCCACGCCCCGGGCCGAGGGCGCCAACGTCCCGCCGGAGGTCGACGCGGTGTTCGAGCGCGCGCTCGCGGTGAGCCCGCGCGACCGTACGCGCGACATCGAGGCCTTCTGGACGGAGCTGGAGGCGGCGATGGGGCTGCCGTCCACGTTCGGGCGGACGTCTGCGCAGGACGACGCGTACTCCGTCCCGCCGCCGCCGTCGTCGTCGATGCGCGCGGCCCCGCAGGTCAAGCGCGCCGCGCACGTGTGGCTCGACACGCCCAGCGACGCCGGGTCGCTCGAGCTCGATCTCGACGTGGCCCCGGCCTCGATGCGCGCGCCGAGGGGAGGGCGCCGCGAAGGCCCTGCGAGCAGCGTGCGCCCGCCGCCGCCCTCGGATTCGGCCGGGCTCGAGATGGACCTCCCCGAGGCGCCGCAGAGCCCGCACAGCAGAGGCATGGGCGCGCTCGTCCCGGAGAGCGTGCCGACGAGCGCGCGAGGTCGCGCCGGCTTCGCGGAGGCGACGCCCGTGGGCGCGCTCCCGCGCGGCGGCGGGATGGAGAGCGCCGCGCCGAGCATGCTCGCGCGCGGGGGCGGGATGGGCGGGATGATCGAGAGCACGCCGCCGCTGGAGATGGCGCTCAGCGTCGCGCCACGCACGACGACGTCGGTAGCGCCGGCCGCGGTGCGCTCGCTGTCGGACATGCCGTCGAGCAGGTACCGGCCGACGGCGCGTCCGCCGGCGGACGCGCGGCCGCGCCCGCCGGATCCGAAGCCGCTCACCGGGCCGACGCTCCTCCAGCAGCTCGCGCTGCCCGTGGTCTGCATCGTGTTCGCGTGCGTGGTCACGGTGGCCGACCTCATCATGAAGCAATCGGGCGAGGCGCTGAGCTTCGGCCCGGTACGCTCGTTCTGGGTGGCCGGCGTGCTGCTCCTCTTCGGCGTCGGGCTGTTCTTCTGGCGCATGCTCGGAGATGCTGGAGATGCCTGA
- a CDS encoding metallophosphoesterase, whose translation MGHQREHRLRVLYISDLYTRGPRATEGWPRRRVIGEAWERNLDDPVKDGVPIDLVCFTGDVADHGTPEEYGPATEFVETTLAWLHVPKERFFLLPGNNDIHRRKSQAAWSAPLPSSTRTALGSLPAGHLSTGLRSGGDREAAHWLEGRIQYPGRRFA comes from the coding sequence ATGGGCCATCAGCGCGAGCACAGGCTGCGCGTCCTCTACATCTCGGATCTCTACACGCGCGGACCGCGCGCAACGGAGGGCTGGCCCCGGCGGCGCGTGATCGGTGAGGCGTGGGAGAGGAACCTCGATGATCCCGTGAAGGATGGGGTACCGATCGATCTCGTCTGCTTCACGGGCGATGTCGCCGACCACGGAACCCCGGAGGAGTACGGGCCAGCGACGGAGTTCGTGGAAACGACGCTCGCGTGGCTCCACGTGCCGAAAGAGCGGTTCTTCTTGTTGCCAGGGAACAACGATATCCATCGCAGGAAGAGTCAGGCTGCGTGGAGCGCGCCTCTTCCCTCTTCAACGCGCACCGCGCTCGGCTCGTTGCCAGCGGGACATTTGAGCACAGGGCTGCGATCGGGTGGAGATCGCGAGGCCGCTCACTGGCTCGAAGGTCGTATCCAGTACCCGGGCCGCCGCTTCGCGTGA
- a CDS encoding alpha/beta fold hydrolase gives MPQPQPRRRPYRTSTLDLPGVRHCRALLAGAAAWLAAACSTPSSGVDGGDLLGVFEQDAGAAAADGGQPRPSAARQDAGARAAGPASAAAPPTKPPEARPPSEGSCVAEQGRPGRELRKTLGRPPCRGAQVLETRDAEGSPRYACVIAPSGVETRAPLPLIVFFHADGDNPTSVDKETGLRKLGATWNLTGDPAHAGFIVLAPQGRAFKTPSQAERERGTKMYTATAPFDVEFTGEGNVDVVTVDAFVDQLLEKKLVDRRRIYALGGSYGGHMAATYAMMRADRVAAFATFGSDAPPAEWACPGPPPPAMAVYRACDDMFPCESVERWLRARDALSANTSFLRLDEASRDEPHCALRNRCSAKKGAINHARWPKSRETDLLRFFAGHVLALGADAAARDR, from the coding sequence GTGCCTCAACCCCAGCCCCGGCGCCGCCCGTACCGAACCTCGACGCTGGACCTTCCCGGCGTCCGGCACTGCCGTGCTCTGCTCGCCGGCGCCGCGGCGTGGCTCGCGGCGGCGTGCTCCACGCCCTCGTCGGGGGTCGACGGCGGCGACCTGCTCGGCGTCTTCGAGCAGGACGCCGGCGCAGCCGCGGCCGATGGCGGGCAGCCGCGGCCTTCGGCGGCCCGGCAGGACGCGGGCGCCCGCGCGGCCGGTCCGGCCAGCGCGGCCGCGCCGCCGACGAAGCCGCCCGAGGCGAGGCCGCCCAGCGAAGGGAGCTGCGTCGCCGAGCAGGGGCGCCCCGGACGAGAGCTCCGCAAGACGCTCGGCAGGCCGCCCTGCCGCGGCGCCCAGGTGCTGGAGACGCGCGACGCCGAAGGATCGCCCCGCTACGCCTGCGTGATCGCGCCGAGCGGCGTGGAGACGCGCGCGCCGCTGCCGCTCATCGTCTTCTTCCACGCCGACGGCGACAACCCGACGAGCGTCGACAAGGAGACGGGCCTGCGCAAGCTCGGCGCCACGTGGAACCTGACCGGCGACCCCGCCCACGCGGGCTTCATCGTGCTCGCGCCCCAGGGCCGCGCGTTCAAGACGCCGAGCCAGGCCGAGCGCGAGCGCGGCACGAAGATGTACACGGCGACCGCGCCGTTCGACGTCGAGTTCACCGGCGAGGGCAACGTCGACGTCGTGACCGTCGACGCCTTCGTCGACCAGCTGCTCGAGAAGAAGCTCGTCGACAGGCGGCGCATCTACGCGCTCGGCGGCTCCTACGGCGGCCACATGGCGGCGACGTACGCCATGATGCGCGCGGACCGCGTCGCGGCGTTCGCCACCTTCGGCAGCGACGCGCCGCCCGCCGAGTGGGCGTGCCCCGGCCCTCCCCCGCCCGCAATGGCCGTCTACCGCGCGTGCGACGACATGTTCCCGTGTGAGTCGGTCGAGCGATGGCTGCGCGCGCGCGACGCGCTCTCCGCGAACACCTCGTTCCTGCGCCTCGACGAGGCCAGCAGGGACGAGCCCCACTGCGCACTCCGGAACCGCTGCTCCGCGAAGAAGGGCGCCATCAACCACGCGCGCTGGCCGAAGTCGCGCGAGACCGACCTGCTCCGCTTCTTCGCAGGGCACGTCCTGGCGCTCGGCGCGGACGCCGCCGCCCGAGACCGCTGA
- a CDS encoding lysophospholipid acyltransferase family protein translates to MARPRGALFSGLRHDSAFWRRALTAGVTRGPDPLVRHSPPLFGVIFAAALPELRRRVEENLRRVRGPRSRLIDLLDSSAVFAAYGSCITEALLLASDRGYTVVRRSRGVEHYHACAAAGRGVIIVTAHTGGWDIAGQILGVVHPAGVMLAMQRERDAEARAIQDAARQRAGVQVVHIGEGPLDALPLLKHLQRGGAVAIQIDRAPPGMRSREVTFLGGRWRAPEGPIALAAMSGAPILPVFTHRLGFLDYEAVVAPPIRLARRATEEERDAAAAEMMGALERFVRAHPTQWFHFSGDGPVAPAEGGAG, encoded by the coding sequence ATGGCTCGCCCGCGCGGAGCGCTCTTCTCCGGTCTACGACATGACTCGGCCTTCTGGCGCCGCGCCCTCACCGCGGGTGTCACGCGCGGGCCGGACCCCTTGGTGCGCCATAGCCCTCCGCTCTTCGGCGTGATCTTCGCGGCCGCGCTCCCCGAGCTGCGCCGGCGCGTCGAGGAGAACCTCCGCCGCGTTCGCGGGCCGCGGTCGCGCCTCATCGACCTGCTCGACAGCAGCGCGGTGTTCGCCGCCTACGGAAGCTGCATCACCGAGGCGCTGCTGCTCGCGAGCGATCGCGGGTACACGGTGGTGCGGCGCTCCCGGGGCGTCGAGCACTACCACGCGTGCGCCGCGGCAGGCCGGGGGGTCATCATCGTCACCGCGCACACAGGGGGCTGGGACATCGCCGGCCAGATCCTCGGCGTTGTGCACCCGGCGGGCGTCATGCTGGCGATGCAGCGGGAACGGGACGCCGAGGCGCGCGCTATCCAGGATGCGGCGCGGCAGCGCGCTGGTGTCCAGGTGGTCCACATCGGCGAAGGGCCGCTGGACGCCCTGCCGCTCCTCAAGCACCTGCAGCGAGGCGGCGCGGTCGCGATACAGATCGATCGCGCGCCGCCCGGGATGCGCAGCCGGGAGGTCACGTTCCTCGGCGGCCGCTGGCGAGCGCCCGAGGGGCCGATCGCGCTCGCCGCGATGAGCGGCGCGCCGATCTTGCCCGTCTTCACGCACCGCCTGGGCTTCCTCGACTACGAGGCGGTCGTGGCGCCGCCGATCCGGCTCGCCCGCCGGGCGACCGAGGAGGAACGGGACGCGGCGGCGGCCGAGATGATGGGCGCCCTGGAGCGCTTCGTCCGGGCTCACCCGACGCAGTGGTTCCACTTCTCTGGCGACGGCCCGGTCGCGCCGGCCGAGGGCGGGGCGGGTTGA
- a CDS encoding addiction module protein, producing the protein MARRVDPGREPRYAGHPMAHPTQDILAAALSLPEGERLRIASELLASVEEPYDDSWNAAWLEELERREQAVRDGGSGGDAWSEVRARVLARLGAR; encoded by the coding sequence ATGGCTCGACGGGTCGATCCGGGACGCGAGCCGAGGTACGCTGGACACCCCATGGCGCATCCCACCCAGGACATCCTCGCTGCCGCCCTGTCCCTTCCTGAAGGAGAACGCCTCAGGATCGCGTCGGAGCTGCTCGCCAGCGTCGAGGAGCCGTACGACGACTCTTGGAACGCTGCGTGGCTCGAGGAGCTCGAGCGCAGGGAACAGGCCGTGCGCGATGGGGGAAGCGGGGGGGACGCGTGGTCCGAGGTTCGGGCGCGGGTCCTCGCGCGACTGGGCGCTCGTTGA
- a CDS encoding ABC transporter ATP-binding protein, producing the protein MIQIEQLTKSFGGMPVLRGVDLDVPAGCLYGLIGPGASGKSVLLKMITGLLRPDHGRVLVDGKDVHALSELELQTFRLKFGMLFQNNALFDYMTVGENIAFPLRRLYDLSEDEIEERVAERLRAVSLAGFEGRTPAGLSGGQKKRVGVARATIARGEIVLYDEPAAGLDPVTSQRIFDLLRAEQRAMNATVVMVSSDLDRLLTVTDRVGMLYRGRLIFDGTTAEAKASDDPRVRQFVHGLTEGPL; encoded by the coding sequence ATGATCCAGATCGAGCAGCTGACGAAGAGCTTCGGGGGCATGCCGGTCCTCCGTGGCGTCGACCTCGACGTGCCGGCCGGCTGCCTCTACGGGCTCATCGGGCCGGGCGCCTCGGGCAAGAGCGTGCTGCTCAAGATGATCACCGGGCTCCTGCGGCCGGATCACGGGCGCGTGCTCGTCGATGGGAAGGACGTCCACGCGCTCAGCGAGCTCGAGCTCCAGACGTTCCGCCTCAAGTTCGGGATGCTGTTCCAGAACAACGCGCTGTTCGACTACATGACCGTCGGAGAGAACATCGCGTTCCCTCTGCGCCGCCTCTACGATCTCAGCGAGGACGAGATCGAGGAGCGGGTCGCGGAGCGGCTCCGCGCGGTCTCTCTCGCGGGCTTCGAGGGGCGGACACCGGCGGGGCTGTCCGGCGGCCAGAAGAAGCGCGTGGGCGTCGCCCGCGCCACGATCGCGCGCGGCGAGATCGTCCTTTACGACGAGCCCGCGGCCGGCCTCGACCCGGTCACGTCGCAGCGCATCTTCGACCTGCTCCGCGCCGAGCAGAGGGCGATGAACGCGACCGTGGTGATGGTCTCGAGCGATCTCGACCGGCTGCTCACGGTCACCGACCGGGTGGGGATGCTCTACCGCGGACGGCTCATCTTCGACGGCACCACCGCAGAAGCGAAGGCGAGCGATGACCCGCGCGTGAGGCAATTCGTCCACGGGCTGACCGAAGGGCCGCTGTAG
- a CDS encoding pre-peptidase C-terminal domain-containing protein, which produces MRSVRSRRSRVCGSASFKLGVMAVGVFALTACVSDLEDEPVEDVGSSRESFEAFERAAFREPDSGVYIVNGDTPVADIKHLREFWETYVRDGALIVQRSGGSDVVWSAAQKKSITYCVSTTFGARYAAVVAAMAAATASWEGSADVDYIYQSAQDASCTAANSNVVFDVRPTNSGGQYIARAFFPNDARAVRNVLIDFNELEGSGVALEAALRHELGHTLGFRHEHTRPEAGVCFEDNAWRALTTYDSDSVMHYPQCNGTGDWGFALTARDIQGAQALYGPPGGGGGAGGAGGGGGAGGSGGAGGGGGNGGAGGGGGGGGAGGSGGAGGGGGNGGAGGGGGSTTVTENFSSSVNAGAFVDIGSSAGFAVTPGTGLTVVMTGAGDPDLYVKFGSAPTTASYSCRPYLSGASETCTLTVPAGQTKAYVKVRGYTAATCNVAVTYTRPSDASGGGTATSATFSGRLAAGASASHGPLSVVPGTSFRLVMTGTGDPDLYVRFGAAPTLTSYDCRPYLDGAAETCNLTVPAGQTQAFLSVNGFAASTYQLSATYTAP; this is translated from the coding sequence ATGCGCTCTGTGAGATCGCGTAGATCGCGTGTCTGCGGCTCGGCCAGCTTCAAGCTTGGCGTAATGGCCGTGGGTGTATTCGCCCTTACGGCCTGCGTGTCGGATCTCGAGGACGAGCCGGTCGAGGACGTCGGCAGCAGCCGCGAAAGCTTCGAGGCGTTCGAGAGGGCTGCGTTCCGCGAGCCTGACTCTGGTGTCTACATTGTCAATGGGGACACGCCCGTCGCCGACATCAAGCATCTCCGGGAGTTCTGGGAGACGTACGTACGCGATGGCGCGCTCATCGTGCAACGCAGCGGCGGCAGCGATGTGGTCTGGTCGGCGGCCCAGAAGAAGAGCATCACCTACTGCGTGAGCACGACCTTCGGCGCGCGCTATGCCGCCGTCGTGGCGGCCATGGCTGCCGCCACGGCTTCCTGGGAGGGCTCTGCGGATGTCGATTACATCTACCAGAGCGCTCAGGACGCGAGCTGCACTGCTGCCAACAGCAACGTCGTCTTCGACGTGAGGCCGACGAACTCCGGCGGCCAGTACATCGCGCGGGCGTTCTTTCCCAACGATGCGCGAGCGGTGCGGAACGTGCTGATCGATTTCAACGAGCTCGAGGGATCCGGCGTCGCGCTCGAGGCAGCCCTCCGGCACGAGCTTGGCCACACGCTCGGCTTCCGGCACGAGCACACGCGCCCCGAGGCGGGCGTCTGCTTCGAGGACAACGCGTGGCGCGCGCTGACCACGTATGACTCGGATTCCGTTATGCACTATCCCCAGTGCAACGGCACCGGCGACTGGGGCTTCGCGCTGACAGCAAGAGACATCCAGGGCGCCCAGGCGCTCTACGGCCCGCCTGGTGGAGGCGGCGGAGCCGGTGGAGCCGGCGGTGGCGGTGGAGCCGGCGGTAGCGGCGGCGCTGGTGGAGGCGGCGGCAACGGCGGCGCTGGTGGAGGCGGCGGTGGCGGTGGAGCCGGCGGTAGCGGCGGCGCTGGTGGAGGCGGCGGCAACGGCGGCGCTGGTGGAGGCGGCGGCAGCACGACGGTGACCGAGAACTTCAGCAGCAGCGTCAACGCTGGTGCGTTCGTGGACATCGGATCGAGCGCCGGTTTCGCTGTCACGCCGGGGACGGGCCTCACCGTGGTGATGACGGGCGCCGGCGATCCCGACCTTTACGTGAAGTTCGGATCGGCGCCCACGACCGCCTCGTACAGCTGCCGCCCGTACCTCTCCGGGGCGTCCGAGACCTGCACGTTGACCGTGCCGGCAGGGCAAACCAAGGCGTACGTCAAGGTCAGAGGGTACACAGCGGCCACCTGCAACGTGGCGGTGACCTATACCCGACCGAGCGACGCCAGCGGCGGCGGTACGGCCACGTCGGCCACCTTCAGCGGTCGCCTCGCGGCGGGCGCATCGGCGTCGCACGGGCCCCTCTCGGTGGTTCCTGGCACGAGCTTCCGGCTCGTGATGACCGGCACCGGCGACCCTGATCTCTACGTGAGGTTCGGCGCCGCGCCGACCCTGACCTCGTACGACTGCCGTCCGTATCTGGACGGCGCCGCGGAGACCTGCAATCTGACGGTCCCGGCGGGGCAGACGCAGGCCTTCCTCTCGGTGAACGGCTTCGCGGCCAGCACATATCAGCTCAGCGCGACCTACACGGCTCCTTGA